DNA sequence from the Bacteroidales bacterium genome:
AACAGCCGTAATCGGTGCAACTACAATGATATTTTCAATTATATTGTTGCTTAAAAAAGTGAACCTTTTACAATTAGAATTAACTGACCCACAAGTAATTTTCGGATTCATAACCGGTGGAGCTGTAATTTACTGGTTCTCCGGTGCATCAATACAGGCAGTTACTACAGGCGCTTATCGTGCTGTTGAATTTATAAAGAAAAACATAAATCTTGACAAAAAAGAAGCCGATATTGAAGTTTCAAAAGATGTTGTTAAAATATGTACACAATATGCCCAGAAAGGAATGTGGAATATTTTTGCTGTGATATTTTCTTTTACATTGGCTTTTGCATTTTTTGACCCTAATTTTTTTGTTGCATATCTAATTTCTATTGCTGTATTTGGTTTATTTCAGGCTATTTATATGGCTAATGCAGGTGGAGCATGGGATAATGCAAAAAAAATTGTTGAAGTTGACCTGAAAGAAAAAAATACTCCCTTGCACGAAGCTACTATCATCGGAGATACTGTTGGAGACCCGTATAAAGATACTTCTTCCGTATCATTAAATCCAATTATCAAGTTTTCTACTTTATTTGGTTTATTAGCAGCAGAAATTTCTATACATATGATCAAACATGTACAAGAAACAGGCGGAATAAATTATCTTAAATTTATTGGTATAGCTCTTTTTGTTATCGGTCTGATTTTTGTTTATCGTTCATTTTACGGAATGAGAATAAAAAAATAAAGTTTCTTATAATACATAAAAAAACACTACGAAGGCTGTCTGCATTTTTTTCAGGCAGCTTTTTTATATAAATTCCATTAATATATCTGGTTTTACCTGATTTAGTTATTCCATTAATTTAACCCGAAAAATTAGCTTTGCTGAAATCACTTCGTTTAGTTCATACAATTCATCACGTTATTGTATGAATAAAAAGGGTTAATATTTCAGAATAAAAAAAACTTGATTTTGTATATTCTTTTTATTATCTTTAAACAAGTTCAATTGTTTTGTTTTAAATTAAATATATTTATTAACTAAAAAACAATTATTATGAAAAACTTTAAATTGTTAATAACAGTACTATGTTCGATTGTTCTACTATTTTCAACAATGGATACATTAGCGCAGCGTACGGTTACCGGAAAGGTACTTGATGGTGATACAGGAAAACCCATTCAGGGAATTCAGATAAAAGTAAAAGGGGTGGATATTACAGTCAAAAGTGATATTAATGGAAAGTACAGCATTACTGTGCCTGATTCTCTTGAAGATATCTCATTTCAAGAATTGGCAGGCAGGAAAATAAAGAAGGTTGAAATTATTGGACCCAATGAAATAAACCTGATACTTAGCCGGAAAGAACTTGATTACTTCGAAATGAGTCTTGAAGATCTCATAAATGCTGAGATAACAACAATATCAAAAAAATCTCAAAAAATTAGTGAAGCACCCGGTATTATTGATGTCTATACATCAAAACAAATTTCAGACATGGGTATAGATAATCTTTATGAACTATTAAGCACTTTACCGGGAATTGAAATAATGGAAACTTATTATGGTTATACCGATGTTCAATTTCGAGGCATACTTCAAAGCCATTATAATAACAAATCTAGTTTGTTATTAAATGGGCAGCCATTATACGATCAAGTGGTTTCTTGTTATTATCTTGAGCAAATACCATTATCATCAATAGAAAGAATTGAAGTTGTTCGTGGGCCAGGTGGTGTATTATACGGGACTAATGCATATGCAGGAGTAATAAATATTATTACTAAAAAAGGAGGGGAAATTGATGGAGCACAAATGTCATTTAAAGCCGGACAATTCAATACAAAAAATGCCAGTTTCGCACTTGGAAAAGAAATAAAAGAACTTGACATGTTCTTTGCAGGAGAATTTAATGAAAGTGATGGTTATGAAAAGGAAGTAGAATGGGACGAAGATGATGTTAATCCATTAGATGGTTCTTTATTCGGAAGTTCAAACGGAAGCAGGATATTAGGATATTATCCCGATGACCCTGATGCCTACGAGAATGATTATACAAACTTCTTTACTTCATTAGGTTATAAAGGATTAACTATGAACGCAAATTATTTTTATAATGAAAAGGATAAATTTGGTTTAATTCCTACCTTATGCTCTACAGGAGAACGTATACTTCAGGGTTACGGATTTAACCTTAAATATAATACATCACTTATGGATGATAAAATGGGACTGACTAGTATTGTCTGGCACGACCAGATATCAAAAAAGGAAAGAGTTAATGCTTATTTTCCGGTTTTACGTGCTCCACATCATCCTGATGACCAGGATTATGGCGGAAATAAAACAGGAATGCAATTAGAACTGAATTATCAACTTTCAGATAAAATTTCAATTTTAGGAGGAGGAGGTTTTGAAGCTTCTCAATCTGATCCATACTATTTCTTTTATACAGATTCAACACAGAATCCTCTTACAAATGATGTAATTACGCAGGTTGAAGATAAACCTGCAAATGCAATTTCAAGCGAACAAAATACAAGTGATATATGGTTTTTTGCCCAGGCAAATATTTATATTCTTGATAATTTGAATTTGGTTGCAGGTAGCAGATTAAATTCTAATAAACAAGCTGGTACAGCATTTATACCGAATGTTGGAATTGTTTATTCTCCTTTAAAAGACTTGTCTCTAAAAGTGCTTTATGGCTCAGGATACAGAAATCCAAGCATTTTTGAAAAATATGTAAGAACAGTAGGTGTTTTGGCTGGAGTTGAAGATCTTGAACCTGAAAAAATAAATACTGTTGATATTGGAATAGATTATTCGTTTTCAAATTATTCAATAAGAATTAATGGCTTTTACACAAAAACAGATATGGAAATAAGCAGAAGAGCACTCGATTCTCTTGATTTGGTTAAACTAAACAGTGAGGAAGGATACGGAACAGGAAGTATGGAATGGAAAAAAGGAGCAATTTATGAAAATAAAGAAGGAAACACATATCAGGGCATTGAAATGTCATTTCAGGGTGTTCCAACTTCTTATCTCCTTTTTAAGTGTAATTTATCATATAAATTTGGTAAAGATGCTGATGATAATGATCTGAATTGTTTTGCTCCTATCCTGGCAAACCTTGGTATTACAATAAAACCTGTAAAAAAGATCAGTATATCAGGAAATCTTCAATATATAAGTGAAAGAGAAATTCATTACAAAGCTATGTATCCATGGAATACCTGGCCCGAAGGTGATCATACAATAGATTCATATACGTTGATTAGTGCAAAATTAAGCTTTTTGCCTCAGGAAAATTTAGCTTTTTCATTGATTGGAAAAAATCTAATGGATGTTGAATATAATTACCCTGAATACATTAGAAAAGGGATACCTTATATTCCAGGAGGACCGGGAAGAGCATTATATTTTGAAATTGGATATAGATTTTAATATAAAAGAAACAAAATTAGTATTATGTCAAATGCCTGTCTTGTTGGCAGGCATTTGACTTTTTATGTTTGACATGAAACATCTTCAGAAAAAATCGGGGCAGACTATGACAAGTAAATTTTGACATCTACCTGTCGGTAGACAGGCATGGGAACTTGGTGTAACGATCTTATGAATAAAGTGAATAATGATTATATCTTAGTAATAAATCTGGTTTTACTAAATGAAGTTATTTTATTAATTTAACTATATACCTTATACTCAAAGGGTAATTCAATCATAGAAGAATAATCTTCACCTGCTTCCTGCATATCTTCATCATCTTCGTGATAATACCAGATGATTTTTACATCATTTCCACTATCATGTAGTTCTTTAAGAATTCTTAAAATTTCTAATATTGCTTTTGCAGATGAGGTATTAAAATATTCGAGATTCATATGAACATAGGTTTGTTCATTTGGTGATTTGCTATATTCTTCTAACCAGTTAAAAATAGGTTCGTAAAATTGCATTACATTTTCGGGTCTTGACTTTCCTTCAAATTCAAACTTATTGTTATTTTTATCTAATAATATTTTTGGTGTTTCTCTGGTACTGTCTCTTGTTAATATTTTCATATTATTTTTGTTTTTATATATATCTTTTATTTTACGAACAATATAAATAAAAGTTTTGTTATCCTATAATAAATAACTATATGTTTTTCAATATAACCTGAATTATTCATACGTTTATGATAAAGTGCTTATATAATTCAGGTTAACCCCGACTTAGTAAAGCTTAAATTTTGGAAGCGAAGCGCAGCAAAATATTAGCTTTTCTTAGTCGTCAGATTAATTCAGGATTCTATCTTTAAAGTTTATGAATTAATCGGGATAAAAATAATTACAAATATAAAATACAATTATCAATTAACAAATCAATAATTAACATATTGTCTTTTAAAATGTAGGGCAAGGGGTTGGAAAATATATTTTTCTTCTATTTGTTTGTAAAATATGATCAAAAATATAAATCAATGAAATTTCATGAGCTCCGCCAGTGGTAGTTATTAGTCTTGAAATAGTAAAATCATAGTTATATCCAATATTAAAATCTTGGAATTTATAACCAAATAGGATAGTAATGGCATCCTGGCTGATAGTTTCCTTAAAAATGGGAATTCCACGATACCAAATGCCAAACAAATATGGTGTTTTATTGTAATACATCCCAAAATCCAGTTGGATATTTTTATTTTGAGATTTTAAATGAAAAGCTAATAAAATGTTTTCAGCATCAATGTTTCTTCTTAAGCCTGATTTGTTAATATTGATTTTTCCACCACCATATAAAGAAAATTTCAAAGGTGCATTATTAACATTCTCTGCATAAGTATTATGTAAAGACATTAAATGGTCAATTGTAAAACCCAACCAATATTCTTTACTAAAAAGCAATGCCGATGAGGAAAAATCAAAATGTCCTTCTTTTCTTACAGGAACAGTTTCAACGGAAACTGGAACTGTTCTGTTATCTTTAATTTGATCTGCAAAAATCTGACTATGAAAATCAATAGAACTATGATAATATAATGCATGTATTCCTGGTCTGACATGAATATCTTTATTAATTTTTATGTCATATGAATACATTGCCCCAACATTTGAAGTTACCATCATTCCTTTTCCAGCATTATCTCTTAATAATAAAAAACCTATTCCGCTTTTGTATTTTGTAAGATTATGATCAATAGAAAATGCAGTAGTAACAAATGAGCCTGGGAGTCTTGGCCATTGGTCACGATAATTAATAACCACTCTGGTAGCTTCAGAAGTACCGGCAAATGAGGGTCCTAAATATAGTGGTGCTGCATAAAATTGAGAAAACTGTGGATCTTGTCCATATGAATACTCAAACATTACTAAAAGTAAAATGAATATGTTAATTATTTTTTTCAAAGTTTTATTGTTTAATTATATAATAAAAGTATATTTCCGGCTTTATTAAATGGTTTGCCATTATTTAGTATTCCACTTACGCGCCATACATAAACTCCTTCTTTTAATAATTCTCCTCTATAATATCCATCCCATCCTTTATAAACATCATTGCTTTTAAAAATCAATATACCCCAGCGATTATATATTTCTAAATTATAAGATATTAAATCTTCCTTTATTATAGGATAAAAAACATCATTACTGAAATCATCTGTAGAATATGAACCATCAGAAGGTCCGTTAGGATTAGGAGTAAATGCTGTAGGAAAGATAATTTCACTGATTTTTTTAACTAATATAGAATAAGTTATTGAATCGAAGCAATTATTTTCTGTCCACACAAGCAATTTGATATCAAATTCTCCTTCTTTTGTATATTTATGTATTGGATGTTCATTTTTTGAGGTTGATCCGTCACCAAAATCCCAAAAATAAGTATATCCATCAATAGAAGTATTATTACAATGTAATTGTTGGTCAGGGATATATATAGTATCCGGAACGAAAACAAAATCAGCTATAGGTAAATTATGAACAGTAATAATAGTATCTAAATCAACATATAATCCAGCAGATCCAAAAACAGTTAAATTAACAAAGTAAATTCCCGGATTATCATATGTATGAGTTAAATTTCCACTTTCATTAGAAGTACTTCCATCGCCTAAATCCCATAAATATGTTATTCCGCCGATCGAATTATTAATAAAATTAACTTCAAGAGGTGGACAGCCATCGGTAGTACTTACACTATATTGGGCAACCGGTAAAACATAATAAGTTATTATTACTTCATCAGAAACTGTACATTCGTTTTTTGTTATAGTCCATGCATAAGTATTTGCGTTTGCCCCAACGTTATTAACAACAGTTTCATAATTATTTTTATTTTCAAACGATCCATTACCTGAAACAACAATCCATTCTCCAGCTGCATCAACTCCATGGTTATTTCCAATCAATGTAGTAGATGGTGAATAAATTTCCTGGTTAGAGCCGGCATCAACAAAAGATAAGTTATTTGTAATTTTTACCACATCATTTGTTTTACAACCTTTATTATTAATTGTCCATGTAAGAAAGTTTTCACCATAGCCGAGATCTGAAATTTTTGTATTAAACATTGAACTGTCTTCAATAAGTGCATATCCTCCTGTAACGAGCCAATATCCTGTTCCAATAAGTGGATAATTTGCATAAAGATTTGTAGAATCAGCACATATTTGTTGATCTTGTCCTGCATTTGCAGTAGTAGGGAGGTTGTTTGTAATAATAATATCATCACTTGAGGTGCATCCTTCATTAGTTATTATCCATCTAAGAATATTATTACCTAAACTAAGATCTTCAACTGTAGCAGTAGGATTATGGTTTTCACTGTTAGCAAATGTGCCTGATCCGTTAATAACAAACCATTCGCCAGAACCTAAATTTCCAGGGTCATTTGCTGATAATGTTACAGTATTAGAACAAAGTGTTAAATCAGGTCCTGCATTTGAAGGTGTAGGTGAATTATTGGTAACCAATACTGTATCAATTGATATACACCCGTTATTATTAATTGTCCATAATAATGTATTATTACCAAATCCCAAATTATTAACTTTTGAATCATTGACATTTAAGTCTTCAAATGTAGCAGAACCACCAATTATTGACCACTCACCATTTCCTATTGTTGGGTAATTTGCTGCAAGATGTGTTGAATCTTTACAGATAGTTTGGTCAACGCCGGCATCTGCAACAGTTGGTAAATTATTAGTAATTACAACTTCGTCAGAAGATGTGCATCCATTTTGAGTAATTGTCCATTTTAATGTATTTACTCCATTTCCTAAAGCAGTAACTGAAGTTATGTGTTGATCGATATTTTCGATTGTGGCAGAACCGTTTAAAATATCCCATTTTCCATTACCTATTAGTGGAACATTTGCTGTTACAATTGTACTATCACTACAAATAGCTTGATCAACACCTGCATTAGCAGTTGTTGGCAGATTATTTGTTATTATAACGGTATCAGAAGAATAACATTGATTATTTGAAACTGTCCAAAGCAAAATATTGTCACATTGGTCTAATTCAGAAACAATTGTGTTTGGTTCATAAGAACTTAAAAAGTTAGCAGAACCTGAACCTCCGATAACTGTCCATAAACCTGTTCCAGGGCTTGGAATACTGGCATTTAATGTTGTAGTTTCAGAACAAATTGCCTGGTCATTACCTGCATCAGCAATTATAAGGTCGTAATTTATTTCTATTTCATCATACGATGAACAACCAATATTAGTAATTGTCCATCGTAGAATATTTATCCCTAAACTTAAATTAGTAACAGTTGTATTATTTATAGAACTGTCTGATAATATTCCTGAACCACTTGTAATAGACCAAATGCCATCGCCAATAAATGAAAAATTTCCAGTAAGATTTACAGAATCAGCACATACTGTCATATCAGCACCTACATTTGCTGTTGTTGGCATATTATTAGTAATAATTACTGTGTCATGTAAGCTACATTGATTATTAGCAATTGTCCATTTAAGAATATTGTCCCCGGCAGCCAGATTAGTAACTGTAGTAGTACCGAAATTAGCAGAGCCACCAATAATTGACCATTCTCCAATTCCTACTTCAGGTACATTATTGTATAATGTTGCAGAATCTGAACATAAAACCTGGTCTTCACCAGCATATGGCAGTGTTGGATTATCATTAACAATAATTACTTCATCATAAGTTTCGCAATCCTGATTTGCTGTTGTCCATCGCAAAGTATTAGCTCCAAGTCCCAGGCTTGAAATAGTAGTATTATTATTGGAACTATCAGCAAAAGTAGTACTACCTCCGACAATTGTCCATATTCCATTTCCAATATATACATTATTTCCTTGTAATTCTATATCTTCTGAACATATGCTTCGGTCAGGTCCAGCATT
Encoded proteins:
- a CDS encoding TonB-dependent receptor, whose product is MKNFKLLITVLCSIVLLFSTMDTLAQRTVTGKVLDGDTGKPIQGIQIKVKGVDITVKSDINGKYSITVPDSLEDISFQELAGRKIKKVEIIGPNEINLILSRKELDYFEMSLEDLINAEITTISKKSQKISEAPGIIDVYTSKQISDMGIDNLYELLSTLPGIEIMETYYGYTDVQFRGILQSHYNNKSSLLLNGQPLYDQVVSCYYLEQIPLSSIERIEVVRGPGGVLYGTNAYAGVINIITKKGGEIDGAQMSFKAGQFNTKNASFALGKEIKELDMFFAGEFNESDGYEKEVEWDEDDVNPLDGSLFGSSNGSRILGYYPDDPDAYENDYTNFFTSLGYKGLTMNANYFYNEKDKFGLIPTLCSTGERILQGYGFNLKYNTSLMDDKMGLTSIVWHDQISKKERVNAYFPVLRAPHHPDDQDYGGNKTGMQLELNYQLSDKISILGGGGFEASQSDPYYFFYTDSTQNPLTNDVITQVEDKPANAISSEQNTSDIWFFAQANIYILDNLNLVAGSRLNSNKQAGTAFIPNVGIVYSPLKDLSLKVLYGSGYRNPSIFEKYVRTVGVLAGVEDLEPEKINTVDIGIDYSFSNYSIRINGFYTKTDMEISRRALDSLDLVKLNSEEGYGTGSMEWKKGAIYENKEGNTYQGIEMSFQGVPTSYLLFKCNLSYKFGKDADDNDLNCFAPILANLGITIKPVKKISISGNLQYISEREIHYKAMYPWNTWPEGDHTIDSYTLISAKLSFLPQENLAFSLIGKNLMDVEYNYPEYIRKGIPYIPGGPGRALYFEIGYRF
- a CDS encoding DUF1987 domain-containing protein; its protein translation is MKILTRDSTRETPKILLDKNNNKFEFEGKSRPENVMQFYEPIFNWLEEYSKSPNEQTYVHMNLEYFNTSSAKAILEILRILKELHDSGNDVKIIWYYHEDDEDMQEAGEDYSSMIELPFEYKVYS
- a CDS encoding PorP/SprF family type IX secretion system membrane protein, which translates into the protein MKKIINIFILLLVMFEYSYGQDPQFSQFYAAPLYLGPSFAGTSEATRVVINYRDQWPRLPGSFVTTAFSIDHNLTKYKSGIGFLLLRDNAGKGMMVTSNVGAMYSYDIKINKDIHVRPGIHALYYHSSIDFHSQIFADQIKDNRTVPVSVETVPVRKEGHFDFSSSALLFSKEYWLGFTIDHLMSLHNTYAENVNNAPLKFSLYGGGKININKSGLRRNIDAENILLAFHLKSQNKNIQLDFGMYYNKTPYLFGIWYRGIPIFKETISQDAITILFGYKFQDFNIGYNYDFTISRLITTTGGAHEISLIYIFDHILQTNRRKIYFPTPCPTF